In bacterium, the genomic stretch CCGAGGCCCTCGTACTCGCCCGCGGCGATCTTGCGCAGGATGCGGCGCATGATCTTGCCCGAGCGGGTCTTGGGCAGGCCCGGCACGATCATGATCTGGTCGGGCGTCGCGATGGGCCCGATCACGTGGCGCACCTGCTCCTTCAGCGCGCCCACCAGCTCGTGGGGCTCGCCGGCGTCGGCCGTGCAGATGACGTAGGCGAAGATGCCCTGGCCCTTGATCTCGTGGGGGAAGCCCACCACGGCGGCCTCGGCCACCGACTCGTGCGCCACCAGCGCCGACTCGACCTCGGCCGTGCCCATGCGGTGACCCGAGACGTTGATCACGTCGTCGACGCGACCGGTGATCCAGTAGTAGCCGTCCTCGTCGCGGCGACAGCCGTCGCCCGTGAAGTAGTAGCCCGGGTACTGGCTGAAGTAGGTCTCGTAGAATCGGTGGTGGTCGCCCCACACCGTGCGGGCCTGACCGGGCCAGGTGCGCTCGATGCACAGGTTCCCCTGCACGTCGTTGCCCTCGATGATCTTCCCGTCCGGATCCATCAGCAGCGGCTTGACGCCGAAGAACGGCAGCGTGGCCGAGCCCGGCTTGAGCGGCGTGACGCCCGGCAGCGGCGTGATGAGGATGCCGCCCGTCTCGGTCTGCCACCAGGTGTCGACGATGCAGCACTTCCCGTTGCCGACCTTCTCGAAGTACCACTTCCAGGTCTCGGGATTGATGGGCTCGCCCACGGTGCCGAGCACCTTCAGGGAGTCGCGCCGGCTCTTGGCCAGGAAGCTGTCGCCCTCGCGCGCGATGGCCCGGATCGCCGTCGGCGCCGTGTAGAAGATGTTCACCTTCAGGTCGTCGACGATCTCCCAGTAGCGGCCGGCGTCGGGATACGTGGGGATCGACTCGAACATCACCGTGGTCGCGCCGTTGGCCAGCGGCCCGTAGACGATGTAGCTGTGGCCCGTGATCCAGCCGATGTCCGCGGCGCAGAAGTACACGTCGCCCGGCCGGTAGTTGAAGACCATGCGGTGGGTCATGGCCGCGTACACCATGTAGCCGCCCGTGGTGTGCATGACACCCTTGGGCTTGCCGGTCGAGCCCGACGTGTAGAGGATGAAGAGCGGGTCCTCGGAACCCATCCACTCCACGGTGCAGGTCGAGCGCTGCTTCTTCATCTCCTCGTCGAGCCAGTAGTCCCGACCCGGC encodes the following:
- the acs gene encoding acetate--CoA ligase, with the translated sequence MSENNEKKVYGPNPDVAATSHVGSMEEYKRLYRLSLDDPETFWGKQAESISWFVKPRMVFDHDYDNVDFSWYNGGRTNACYNCVDRHLEERGDKPAIIWAKDEPGEYETITYRQLKHQVAKVANVLKAHGVRKGDRIAIYMPMIPELAYTMLACARIGAIHSIIFGGFSADAIRDRVLDARCKVVITANEGLRGGKKIKLKDTVDRAIDGLDLVETVLVARRTDTESTMRPGRDYWLDEEMKKQRSTCTVEWMGSEDPLFILYTSGSTGKPKGVMHTTGGYMVYAAMTHRMVFNYRPGDVYFCAADIGWITGHSYIVYGPLANGATTVMFESIPTYPDAGRYWEIVDDLKVNIFYTAPTAIRAIAREGDSFLAKSRRDSLKVLGTVGEPINPETWKWYFEKVGNGKCCIVDTWWQTETGGILITPLPGVTPLKPGSATLPFFGVKPLLMDPDGKIIEGNDVQGNLCIERTWPGQARTVWGDHHRFYETYFSQYPGYYFTGDGCRRDEDGYYWITGRVDDVINVSGHRMGTAEVESALVAHESVAEAAVVGFPHEIKGQGIFAYVICTADAGEPHELVGALKEQVRHVIGPIATPDQIMIVPGLPKTRSGKIMRRILRKIAAGEYEGLGDVTTLADPSVVEKLIEGHKAL